The Osmerus eperlanus chromosome 22, fOsmEpe2.1, whole genome shotgun sequence genome window below encodes:
- the aftpha gene encoding aftiphilin a isoform X4, whose product MEPDVIRMFSSSPPPMEDGAEEEDDEFGDFGGFSGVPNSVSFTEFDTPATFNQNQALTATSPPELLNNGGVVAISNLSCGSVSRGPAEDLSKTNGVAPGGDGSPSDRTVNTEDLKRLADHSQPNHHSNSLDLDRNTLTDNKPSDCNGGVMEVLTNGFASFEVQEIPFSSQHAVHPHQKGTSTESPDECPPSPEEDDFADFAAFSNADIQGHLSQSTNLSENTDCTEGGDCLAEGAYRRNSNVGQESGSEDIVRDGHVTNANTPGPDSDSHPAVARDRLSNGDGGFHTDGNTEDRDVAFAPEPSSSEALCTREPVAQNGMGSEGSGEALIEENGVSPDTGGDGEGEQADEKGSGNETETETETETSFGRPLSTEALEEYGDMSTTGSVPSPPLQEEMATPVGHSQLAKDDEDFGDFGDVGSFDEQGFADFEQPETQEDGVSTGSNAVPAQELGDDEDFGDFDSPQNPPVDKDREEFTDFPGSDSFADFSSAAVAADTDADAGWNAFHEPEQGQGEGDSWAAFGEQSAAPSEKSEDEWQESGAGTSFPSVRDDTSRRESLSASLSCRLEKLFQATFPETPVPQVGEEVLSLKTRLEPPERLQQEEDGKGSATDNRGLWDVWRQLQDIHNSFGLRHQWGGSHSNKTLLCSLGIDTRNILFTGQKKQPVIVPMYAASLGMLEPTKEPVKPISAAEMIASIAQAPPVAPELSTCPPDTAQETLPPVQFDWSSSGLTNPLDGVDPELYELTTAKMDPSGSGSRVADAFARLMSTMDKTSTSTRKPRKEENLSEEAAKVIACLPDLSFMQAKVLMFPTTLTPLGCSEPTSD is encoded by the exons ATGGAGCCAGATGTGATACGTATGTTCTCATCTTCTCCACCCCCTATGGAGGACGGCGCCGAAGAAGAAGACGATGAGTTTGGTGACTTTGGTGGTTTTTCCGGTGTCCCCAACAGTGTCAGCTTCACAGAGTTTGACACCCCAGCTACCTTCAACCAGAACCAAGCCTTGACCGCCACCTCGCCGCCCGAGCTCCTCAACAACGGAGGTGTGGTTGCAATCTCTAACCTTAGCTGTGGTTCTGTAAGTCGGGGTCCTGCAGAAGACCTCTCAAAGACCAATGGGGTTGCGCCGGGAGGGGATGGCAGTCCTTCTGACCGAACTGTCAACACTGAGGACCTGAAAAGGCTTGCTGACCACTCGCAACCCAACCATCACTCGAATTCTCTGGACCTTGACAGGAATACCCTAACTGACAACAAACCTTCGGATTGCAATGGCGGTGTCATGGAAGTCCTAACAAATGGCTTTGCCTCTTTCGAAGTGCAGGAAATCCCCTTCTCCTCACAGCATGCTGTCCACCCTCACCAGAAAGGAACCTCCACAGAGAGTCCAGACGAGTGCCCTCCTAGCCCGGAAGAAGATGATTTTGCAGATTTTGCTGCTTTTTCTAATGCAGACATTCAAGGACACCTCAGCCAGTCGACCAACCTGAGTGAAAACACGGATTGCACAGAGGGGGGTGATTGTCTAGCAGAAGGGGCCTACCGACGGAATTCAAACGTGGGGCAGGAGAGTGGTTCCGAGGACATCGTCAGGGACGGCCACGTAACCAACGCAAACACTCCGGGGCCTGATTCCGATTCTCATCCTGCCGTGGCCCGTGACAGACTTAGCAATGGGGACGGGGGCTTTCACACGGACGGTAACACTGAAGATAGGGACGTAGCCTTTGCACCGGAGCCCTCAAGCTCAGAGGCACTTTGCACTAGGGAACCTGTTGCCCAGAATGGCATGGGTTCCGAAGGGTCAGGCGAGGCACTTATCGAGGAGAACGGAGTTTCGCCAGACACTGGTGGAGACGGGGAAGGAGAGCAAGCGGACGAGAAGGGTTCCGGAAACGAGACCGAGACCGAAACGGAGACGGAGACGTCGTTCGGACGTCCGCTGTCGACCGAAGCCCTAGAGGAGTACGGGGACATGAGCACTACAGGTTCGGTACCGTCACCACCCCTGCAGGAGGAGATGGCCACCCCCGTCGGCCACAGTCAACTGGCCAAGGACGACGAAGACTTTGGAGACTTCGGGGACGTGGGCTCGTTTGACGAACAGGGTTTTGCTGATTTCGAACAGCCCGAGACACAAGAAGACGGTGTTTCGACCGGCTCGAACGCTGTACCCGCGCAGGAACTGGGGGACGATGAGGACTTTGGCGATTTCGATAGCCCCCAAAACCCTCCCGTCGACAAGGACAGGGAGGAGTTCACCGATTTCCCCGGCAGCGACAGTTTTGCCGATTTTAGCTCGGCCGCTGTCGCCGCGGACACTGACGCAGACGCTGGCTGGAATGCCTTTCACGAGCCAGAACAAGGTCAAGGGGAGGGAGACTCCTGGGCTGCGTTTGGGGAACAGAGCGCCGCGCCGTCGGAGAAGAGCGAGGACGAGTGGCAAGAGAGCGGAGCTGGGACATCTTTTCCATCCGTCAGGGATGACACCAGTAGAAGAGAGAGTCTGTCG GCATCGTTGTCCTGCCGGCTGGAGAAGCTCTTTCAGGCCACCTTCCCAGAGACACCTGTCCctcaggtgggggaggaggtgctgtCCCTGAAAACCCGTCTGGAGCCCCCTGAGAGgttacagcaggaggaggatgggaagggCAGCGCCACAGATAACAG GGGATTGTGGGACGTGTGGAGGCAGCTGCAGGACATCCACAATTCCTTCGGCCTGAGGCACCAGTGGGGGGGCTCCCACAGCAACaaaaccctgctctgctctctgggcATTGACACCAGGAACATT TTGTTCACAGGTCAGAAGAAGCAGCCAGTGATCGTCCCCATGTATGCTGCCAGCCTG GGCATGCTGGAACCCACCAAAGAACCTGTGAAACCCATTTCGGCCGCTGAGATGATTGCGTCCATAGCACAAGCGCCTCCAGTGGCCCCTGAGCTAAGCACCTGTCCCCCGGATACAGCGCAG GAAACACTCCCGCCCGTCCAGTTTGACTGGAGCAGCAGTGGCCTTACTAACCCCCTGGATG GAGTTGACCCGGAGCTGTATGAGTTGACCACGGCCAAAATGGATCCCAGTGGCTCTGGAAGCCGAGTGGCAGATGCCTTTGCCCGCCTTATGTCCACCATGGATAAAACCAGCACCTCAACAAG AAAACCCCGGAAAGAGGAGAACTTGAGTGAGGAGGCGGCGAAGGTGATTGCGTGTCTGCCTGACCTGTCCTTCATGCAGGCCAAGGTCCTGATGTTCCCCACCACGCTTACACCCCTGGGCTGCTCAGAACCCACATCGGactga
- the aftpha gene encoding aftiphilin a isoform X2 codes for MEPDVIRMFSSSPPPMEDGAEEEDDEFGDFGGFSGVPNSVSFTEFDTPATFNQNQALTATSPPELLNNGGVVAISNLSCGSVSRGPAEDLSKTNGVAPGGDGSPSDRTVNTEDLKRLADHSQPNHHSNSLDLDRNTLTDNKPSDCNGGVMEVLTNGFASFEVQEIPFSSQHAVHPHQKGTSTESPDECPPSPEEDDFADFAAFSNADIQGHLSQSTNLSENTDCTEGGDCLAEGAYRRNSNVGQESGSEDIVRDGHVTNANTPGPDSDSHPAVARDRLSNGDGGFHTDGNTEDRDVAFAPEPSSSEALCTREPVAQNGMGSEGSGEALIEENGVSPDTGGDGEGEQADEKGSGNETETETETETSFGRPLSTEALEEYGDMSTTGSVPSPPLQEEMATPVGHSQLAKDDEDFGDFGDVGSFDEQGFADFEQPETQEDGVSTGSNAVPAQELGDDEDFGDFDSPQNPPVDKDREEFTDFPGSDSFADFSSAAVAADTDADAGWNAFHEPEQGQGEGDSWAAFGEQSAAPSEKSEDEWQESGAGTSFPSVRDDTSRRESLSASLSCRLEKLFQATFPETPVPQVGEEVLSLKTRLEPPERLQQEEDGKGSATDNRGLWDVWRQLQDIHNSFGLRHQWGGSHSNKTLLCSLGIDTRNILFTGQKKQPVIVPMYAASLGMLEPTKEPVKPISAAEMIASIAQAPPVAPELSTCPPDTAQETLPPVQFDWSSSGLTNPLDASGGSSLLNLDFFGPVEDSGSSGSTSIPGVDPELYELTTAKMDPSGSGSRVADAFARLMSTMDKTSTSTRKPRKEENLSEEAAKVIACLPDLSFMQAKVLMFPTTLTPLGCSEPTSD; via the exons ATGGAGCCAGATGTGATACGTATGTTCTCATCTTCTCCACCCCCTATGGAGGACGGCGCCGAAGAAGAAGACGATGAGTTTGGTGACTTTGGTGGTTTTTCCGGTGTCCCCAACAGTGTCAGCTTCACAGAGTTTGACACCCCAGCTACCTTCAACCAGAACCAAGCCTTGACCGCCACCTCGCCGCCCGAGCTCCTCAACAACGGAGGTGTGGTTGCAATCTCTAACCTTAGCTGTGGTTCTGTAAGTCGGGGTCCTGCAGAAGACCTCTCAAAGACCAATGGGGTTGCGCCGGGAGGGGATGGCAGTCCTTCTGACCGAACTGTCAACACTGAGGACCTGAAAAGGCTTGCTGACCACTCGCAACCCAACCATCACTCGAATTCTCTGGACCTTGACAGGAATACCCTAACTGACAACAAACCTTCGGATTGCAATGGCGGTGTCATGGAAGTCCTAACAAATGGCTTTGCCTCTTTCGAAGTGCAGGAAATCCCCTTCTCCTCACAGCATGCTGTCCACCCTCACCAGAAAGGAACCTCCACAGAGAGTCCAGACGAGTGCCCTCCTAGCCCGGAAGAAGATGATTTTGCAGATTTTGCTGCTTTTTCTAATGCAGACATTCAAGGACACCTCAGCCAGTCGACCAACCTGAGTGAAAACACGGATTGCACAGAGGGGGGTGATTGTCTAGCAGAAGGGGCCTACCGACGGAATTCAAACGTGGGGCAGGAGAGTGGTTCCGAGGACATCGTCAGGGACGGCCACGTAACCAACGCAAACACTCCGGGGCCTGATTCCGATTCTCATCCTGCCGTGGCCCGTGACAGACTTAGCAATGGGGACGGGGGCTTTCACACGGACGGTAACACTGAAGATAGGGACGTAGCCTTTGCACCGGAGCCCTCAAGCTCAGAGGCACTTTGCACTAGGGAACCTGTTGCCCAGAATGGCATGGGTTCCGAAGGGTCAGGCGAGGCACTTATCGAGGAGAACGGAGTTTCGCCAGACACTGGTGGAGACGGGGAAGGAGAGCAAGCGGACGAGAAGGGTTCCGGAAACGAGACCGAGACCGAAACGGAGACGGAGACGTCGTTCGGACGTCCGCTGTCGACCGAAGCCCTAGAGGAGTACGGGGACATGAGCACTACAGGTTCGGTACCGTCACCACCCCTGCAGGAGGAGATGGCCACCCCCGTCGGCCACAGTCAACTGGCCAAGGACGACGAAGACTTTGGAGACTTCGGGGACGTGGGCTCGTTTGACGAACAGGGTTTTGCTGATTTCGAACAGCCCGAGACACAAGAAGACGGTGTTTCGACCGGCTCGAACGCTGTACCCGCGCAGGAACTGGGGGACGATGAGGACTTTGGCGATTTCGATAGCCCCCAAAACCCTCCCGTCGACAAGGACAGGGAGGAGTTCACCGATTTCCCCGGCAGCGACAGTTTTGCCGATTTTAGCTCGGCCGCTGTCGCCGCGGACACTGACGCAGACGCTGGCTGGAATGCCTTTCACGAGCCAGAACAAGGTCAAGGGGAGGGAGACTCCTGGGCTGCGTTTGGGGAACAGAGCGCCGCGCCGTCGGAGAAGAGCGAGGACGAGTGGCAAGAGAGCGGAGCTGGGACATCTTTTCCATCCGTCAGGGATGACACCAGTAGAAGAGAGAGTCTGTCG GCATCGTTGTCCTGCCGGCTGGAGAAGCTCTTTCAGGCCACCTTCCCAGAGACACCTGTCCctcaggtgggggaggaggtgctgtCCCTGAAAACCCGTCTGGAGCCCCCTGAGAGgttacagcaggaggaggatgggaagggCAGCGCCACAGATAACAG GGGATTGTGGGACGTGTGGAGGCAGCTGCAGGACATCCACAATTCCTTCGGCCTGAGGCACCAGTGGGGGGGCTCCCACAGCAACaaaaccctgctctgctctctgggcATTGACACCAGGAACATT TTGTTCACAGGTCAGAAGAAGCAGCCAGTGATCGTCCCCATGTATGCTGCCAGCCTG GGCATGCTGGAACCCACCAAAGAACCTGTGAAACCCATTTCGGCCGCTGAGATGATTGCGTCCATAGCACAAGCGCCTCCAGTGGCCCCTGAGCTAAGCACCTGTCCCCCGGATACAGCGCAG GAAACACTCCCGCCCGTCCAGTTTGACTGGAGCAGCAGTGGCCTTACTAACCCCCTGGATG CGAGCGGAGGCTCCTCTCTGCTCAACCTCGATTTCTTTGGGCCCGTGGAGGACTCTGGCTCTAGcggctccacctccatcccag GAGTTGACCCGGAGCTGTATGAGTTGACCACGGCCAAAATGGATCCCAGTGGCTCTGGAAGCCGAGTGGCAGATGCCTTTGCCCGCCTTATGTCCACCATGGATAAAACCAGCACCTCAACAAG AAAACCCCGGAAAGAGGAGAACTTGAGTGAGGAGGCGGCGAAGGTGATTGCGTGTCTGCCTGACCTGTCCTTCATGCAGGCCAAGGTCCTGATGTTCCCCACCACGCTTACACCCCTGGGCTGCTCAGAACCCACATCGGactga
- the aftpha gene encoding aftiphilin a isoform X3, with protein sequence MEPDVIRMFSSSPPPMEDGAEEEDDEFGDFGGFSGVPNSVSFTEFDTPATFNQNQALTATSPPELLNNGGVVAISNLSCGSVSRGPAEDLSKTNGVAPGGDGSPSDRTVNTEDLKRLADHSQPNHHSNSLDLDRNTLTDNKPSDCNGGVMEVLTNGFASFEVQEIPFSSQHAVHPHQKGTSTESPDECPPSPEEDDFADFAAFSNADIQGHLSQSTNLSENTDCTEGGDCLAEGAYRRNSNVGQESGSEDIVRDGHVTNANTPGPDSDSHPAVARDRLSNGDGGFHTDGNTEDRDVAFAPEPSSSEALCTREPVAQNGMGSEGSGEALIEENGVSPDTGGDGEGEQADEKGSGNETETETETETSFGRPLSTEALEEYGDMSTTGSVPSPPLQEEMATPVGHSQLAKDDEDFGDFGDVGSFDEQGFADFEQPETQEDGVSTGSNAVPAQELGDDEDFGDFDSPQNPPVDKDREEFTDFPGSDSFADFSSAAVAADTDADAGWNAFHEPEQGQGEGDSWAAFGEQSAAPSEKSEDEWQESGAGTSFPSVRDDTSRRESLSASLSCRLEKLFQATFPETPVPQVGEEVLSLKTRLEPPERLQQEEDGKGSATDNRGLWDVWRQLQDIHNSFGLRHQWGGSHSNKTLLCSLGIDTRNILFTGQKKQPVIVPMYAASLGMLEPTKEPVKPISAAEMIASIAQAPPVAPELSTCPPDTAQQETLPPVQFDWSSSGLTNPLDGVDPELYELTTAKMDPSGSGSRVADAFARLMSTMDKTSTSTRKPRKEENLSEEAAKVIACLPDLSFMQAKVLMFPTTLTPLGCSEPTSD encoded by the exons ATGGAGCCAGATGTGATACGTATGTTCTCATCTTCTCCACCCCCTATGGAGGACGGCGCCGAAGAAGAAGACGATGAGTTTGGTGACTTTGGTGGTTTTTCCGGTGTCCCCAACAGTGTCAGCTTCACAGAGTTTGACACCCCAGCTACCTTCAACCAGAACCAAGCCTTGACCGCCACCTCGCCGCCCGAGCTCCTCAACAACGGAGGTGTGGTTGCAATCTCTAACCTTAGCTGTGGTTCTGTAAGTCGGGGTCCTGCAGAAGACCTCTCAAAGACCAATGGGGTTGCGCCGGGAGGGGATGGCAGTCCTTCTGACCGAACTGTCAACACTGAGGACCTGAAAAGGCTTGCTGACCACTCGCAACCCAACCATCACTCGAATTCTCTGGACCTTGACAGGAATACCCTAACTGACAACAAACCTTCGGATTGCAATGGCGGTGTCATGGAAGTCCTAACAAATGGCTTTGCCTCTTTCGAAGTGCAGGAAATCCCCTTCTCCTCACAGCATGCTGTCCACCCTCACCAGAAAGGAACCTCCACAGAGAGTCCAGACGAGTGCCCTCCTAGCCCGGAAGAAGATGATTTTGCAGATTTTGCTGCTTTTTCTAATGCAGACATTCAAGGACACCTCAGCCAGTCGACCAACCTGAGTGAAAACACGGATTGCACAGAGGGGGGTGATTGTCTAGCAGAAGGGGCCTACCGACGGAATTCAAACGTGGGGCAGGAGAGTGGTTCCGAGGACATCGTCAGGGACGGCCACGTAACCAACGCAAACACTCCGGGGCCTGATTCCGATTCTCATCCTGCCGTGGCCCGTGACAGACTTAGCAATGGGGACGGGGGCTTTCACACGGACGGTAACACTGAAGATAGGGACGTAGCCTTTGCACCGGAGCCCTCAAGCTCAGAGGCACTTTGCACTAGGGAACCTGTTGCCCAGAATGGCATGGGTTCCGAAGGGTCAGGCGAGGCACTTATCGAGGAGAACGGAGTTTCGCCAGACACTGGTGGAGACGGGGAAGGAGAGCAAGCGGACGAGAAGGGTTCCGGAAACGAGACCGAGACCGAAACGGAGACGGAGACGTCGTTCGGACGTCCGCTGTCGACCGAAGCCCTAGAGGAGTACGGGGACATGAGCACTACAGGTTCGGTACCGTCACCACCCCTGCAGGAGGAGATGGCCACCCCCGTCGGCCACAGTCAACTGGCCAAGGACGACGAAGACTTTGGAGACTTCGGGGACGTGGGCTCGTTTGACGAACAGGGTTTTGCTGATTTCGAACAGCCCGAGACACAAGAAGACGGTGTTTCGACCGGCTCGAACGCTGTACCCGCGCAGGAACTGGGGGACGATGAGGACTTTGGCGATTTCGATAGCCCCCAAAACCCTCCCGTCGACAAGGACAGGGAGGAGTTCACCGATTTCCCCGGCAGCGACAGTTTTGCCGATTTTAGCTCGGCCGCTGTCGCCGCGGACACTGACGCAGACGCTGGCTGGAATGCCTTTCACGAGCCAGAACAAGGTCAAGGGGAGGGAGACTCCTGGGCTGCGTTTGGGGAACAGAGCGCCGCGCCGTCGGAGAAGAGCGAGGACGAGTGGCAAGAGAGCGGAGCTGGGACATCTTTTCCATCCGTCAGGGATGACACCAGTAGAAGAGAGAGTCTGTCG GCATCGTTGTCCTGCCGGCTGGAGAAGCTCTTTCAGGCCACCTTCCCAGAGACACCTGTCCctcaggtgggggaggaggtgctgtCCCTGAAAACCCGTCTGGAGCCCCCTGAGAGgttacagcaggaggaggatgggaagggCAGCGCCACAGATAACAG GGGATTGTGGGACGTGTGGAGGCAGCTGCAGGACATCCACAATTCCTTCGGCCTGAGGCACCAGTGGGGGGGCTCCCACAGCAACaaaaccctgctctgctctctgggcATTGACACCAGGAACATT TTGTTCACAGGTCAGAAGAAGCAGCCAGTGATCGTCCCCATGTATGCTGCCAGCCTG GGCATGCTGGAACCCACCAAAGAACCTGTGAAACCCATTTCGGCCGCTGAGATGATTGCGTCCATAGCACAAGCGCCTCCAGTGGCCCCTGAGCTAAGCACCTGTCCCCCGGATACAGCGCAG CAGGAAACACTCCCGCCCGTCCAGTTTGACTGGAGCAGCAGTGGCCTTACTAACCCCCTGGATG GAGTTGACCCGGAGCTGTATGAGTTGACCACGGCCAAAATGGATCCCAGTGGCTCTGGAAGCCGAGTGGCAGATGCCTTTGCCCGCCTTATGTCCACCATGGATAAAACCAGCACCTCAACAAG AAAACCCCGGAAAGAGGAGAACTTGAGTGAGGAGGCGGCGAAGGTGATTGCGTGTCTGCCTGACCTGTCCTTCATGCAGGCCAAGGTCCTGATGTTCCCCACCACGCTTACACCCCTGGGCTGCTCAGAACCCACATCGGactga
- the aftpha gene encoding aftiphilin a isoform X1, producing the protein MEPDVIRMFSSSPPPMEDGAEEEDDEFGDFGGFSGVPNSVSFTEFDTPATFNQNQALTATSPPELLNNGGVVAISNLSCGSVSRGPAEDLSKTNGVAPGGDGSPSDRTVNTEDLKRLADHSQPNHHSNSLDLDRNTLTDNKPSDCNGGVMEVLTNGFASFEVQEIPFSSQHAVHPHQKGTSTESPDECPPSPEEDDFADFAAFSNADIQGHLSQSTNLSENTDCTEGGDCLAEGAYRRNSNVGQESGSEDIVRDGHVTNANTPGPDSDSHPAVARDRLSNGDGGFHTDGNTEDRDVAFAPEPSSSEALCTREPVAQNGMGSEGSGEALIEENGVSPDTGGDGEGEQADEKGSGNETETETETETSFGRPLSTEALEEYGDMSTTGSVPSPPLQEEMATPVGHSQLAKDDEDFGDFGDVGSFDEQGFADFEQPETQEDGVSTGSNAVPAQELGDDEDFGDFDSPQNPPVDKDREEFTDFPGSDSFADFSSAAVAADTDADAGWNAFHEPEQGQGEGDSWAAFGEQSAAPSEKSEDEWQESGAGTSFPSVRDDTSRRESLSASLSCRLEKLFQATFPETPVPQVGEEVLSLKTRLEPPERLQQEEDGKGSATDNRGLWDVWRQLQDIHNSFGLRHQWGGSHSNKTLLCSLGIDTRNILFTGQKKQPVIVPMYAASLGMLEPTKEPVKPISAAEMIASIAQAPPVAPELSTCPPDTAQQETLPPVQFDWSSSGLTNPLDASGGSSLLNLDFFGPVEDSGSSGSTSIPGVDPELYELTTAKMDPSGSGSRVADAFARLMSTMDKTSTSTRKPRKEENLSEEAAKVIACLPDLSFMQAKVLMFPTTLTPLGCSEPTSD; encoded by the exons ATGGAGCCAGATGTGATACGTATGTTCTCATCTTCTCCACCCCCTATGGAGGACGGCGCCGAAGAAGAAGACGATGAGTTTGGTGACTTTGGTGGTTTTTCCGGTGTCCCCAACAGTGTCAGCTTCACAGAGTTTGACACCCCAGCTACCTTCAACCAGAACCAAGCCTTGACCGCCACCTCGCCGCCCGAGCTCCTCAACAACGGAGGTGTGGTTGCAATCTCTAACCTTAGCTGTGGTTCTGTAAGTCGGGGTCCTGCAGAAGACCTCTCAAAGACCAATGGGGTTGCGCCGGGAGGGGATGGCAGTCCTTCTGACCGAACTGTCAACACTGAGGACCTGAAAAGGCTTGCTGACCACTCGCAACCCAACCATCACTCGAATTCTCTGGACCTTGACAGGAATACCCTAACTGACAACAAACCTTCGGATTGCAATGGCGGTGTCATGGAAGTCCTAACAAATGGCTTTGCCTCTTTCGAAGTGCAGGAAATCCCCTTCTCCTCACAGCATGCTGTCCACCCTCACCAGAAAGGAACCTCCACAGAGAGTCCAGACGAGTGCCCTCCTAGCCCGGAAGAAGATGATTTTGCAGATTTTGCTGCTTTTTCTAATGCAGACATTCAAGGACACCTCAGCCAGTCGACCAACCTGAGTGAAAACACGGATTGCACAGAGGGGGGTGATTGTCTAGCAGAAGGGGCCTACCGACGGAATTCAAACGTGGGGCAGGAGAGTGGTTCCGAGGACATCGTCAGGGACGGCCACGTAACCAACGCAAACACTCCGGGGCCTGATTCCGATTCTCATCCTGCCGTGGCCCGTGACAGACTTAGCAATGGGGACGGGGGCTTTCACACGGACGGTAACACTGAAGATAGGGACGTAGCCTTTGCACCGGAGCCCTCAAGCTCAGAGGCACTTTGCACTAGGGAACCTGTTGCCCAGAATGGCATGGGTTCCGAAGGGTCAGGCGAGGCACTTATCGAGGAGAACGGAGTTTCGCCAGACACTGGTGGAGACGGGGAAGGAGAGCAAGCGGACGAGAAGGGTTCCGGAAACGAGACCGAGACCGAAACGGAGACGGAGACGTCGTTCGGACGTCCGCTGTCGACCGAAGCCCTAGAGGAGTACGGGGACATGAGCACTACAGGTTCGGTACCGTCACCACCCCTGCAGGAGGAGATGGCCACCCCCGTCGGCCACAGTCAACTGGCCAAGGACGACGAAGACTTTGGAGACTTCGGGGACGTGGGCTCGTTTGACGAACAGGGTTTTGCTGATTTCGAACAGCCCGAGACACAAGAAGACGGTGTTTCGACCGGCTCGAACGCTGTACCCGCGCAGGAACTGGGGGACGATGAGGACTTTGGCGATTTCGATAGCCCCCAAAACCCTCCCGTCGACAAGGACAGGGAGGAGTTCACCGATTTCCCCGGCAGCGACAGTTTTGCCGATTTTAGCTCGGCCGCTGTCGCCGCGGACACTGACGCAGACGCTGGCTGGAATGCCTTTCACGAGCCAGAACAAGGTCAAGGGGAGGGAGACTCCTGGGCTGCGTTTGGGGAACAGAGCGCCGCGCCGTCGGAGAAGAGCGAGGACGAGTGGCAAGAGAGCGGAGCTGGGACATCTTTTCCATCCGTCAGGGATGACACCAGTAGAAGAGAGAGTCTGTCG GCATCGTTGTCCTGCCGGCTGGAGAAGCTCTTTCAGGCCACCTTCCCAGAGACACCTGTCCctcaggtgggggaggaggtgctgtCCCTGAAAACCCGTCTGGAGCCCCCTGAGAGgttacagcaggaggaggatgggaagggCAGCGCCACAGATAACAG GGGATTGTGGGACGTGTGGAGGCAGCTGCAGGACATCCACAATTCCTTCGGCCTGAGGCACCAGTGGGGGGGCTCCCACAGCAACaaaaccctgctctgctctctgggcATTGACACCAGGAACATT TTGTTCACAGGTCAGAAGAAGCAGCCAGTGATCGTCCCCATGTATGCTGCCAGCCTG GGCATGCTGGAACCCACCAAAGAACCTGTGAAACCCATTTCGGCCGCTGAGATGATTGCGTCCATAGCACAAGCGCCTCCAGTGGCCCCTGAGCTAAGCACCTGTCCCCCGGATACAGCGCAG CAGGAAACACTCCCGCCCGTCCAGTTTGACTGGAGCAGCAGTGGCCTTACTAACCCCCTGGATG CGAGCGGAGGCTCCTCTCTGCTCAACCTCGATTTCTTTGGGCCCGTGGAGGACTCTGGCTCTAGcggctccacctccatcccag GAGTTGACCCGGAGCTGTATGAGTTGACCACGGCCAAAATGGATCCCAGTGGCTCTGGAAGCCGAGTGGCAGATGCCTTTGCCCGCCTTATGTCCACCATGGATAAAACCAGCACCTCAACAAG AAAACCCCGGAAAGAGGAGAACTTGAGTGAGGAGGCGGCGAAGGTGATTGCGTGTCTGCCTGACCTGTCCTTCATGCAGGCCAAGGTCCTGATGTTCCCCACCACGCTTACACCCCTGGGCTGCTCAGAACCCACATCGGactga
- the LOC134008694 gene encoding galectin-related protein B-like, translated as MAEGFTVKDTNNNVSDDHSHRSKVDKCRPISPDKHFLSVPFRGCVRGGMRPGKKIIVMGIVDPHPNKFVISLTCGCGTAEDMAANVALELCARFKDHQFLRQARISGTWGDTERLIPYFPFIGDQPFRIEIHCEQLRFRIFVDGHQLFDFYHRVPKLPEIDTLWIKGSVRITKLG; from the exons ATGGCGGAAGGGTTTACAGTAAAGGACACAAAT AATAATGTATCTGATGACCATTCTCACAGAAGTAAAGTGGATAAATGCAGACCTATTTCTCCTGATAAACATTTTCTG TCGGTTCCTTTCAGAGGTTGTGTCAGAGGTGGAATGAGGCCAGGGAAGAAAATCATTGTAATGGGAATTGTGGATCCTCACCCCAACAA GTTTGTCATCAGTTTAACATGCGGCTGTGGCACAGCAGAGGACATGGCCGCTAACGTGGCACTGGAGCTCTGCGCCAGGTTCAAGGACCACCAGTTTCTGCGCCAGGCCCGCATCTCAGGCACCTGGGGAGACACTGAGAGGCTCATCCCCTACTTCCCTTTCATTGGGGATCAGCCATTCCGG ATCGAGATCCATTGTGAACAGCTGCGATTCCGTATATTCGTGGATGGACACCAGCTCTTTGACTTTTACCACAGAGTGCCAAAACTCCCTGAAATCGACACATTATGGATCAAGGGGAGTGTTAGAATTACCAAACTGGGTTGA